In Puntigrus tetrazona isolate hp1 chromosome 23, ASM1883169v1, whole genome shotgun sequence, the DNA window TCCCCTGTCTCTCCCAAAGTTGCTGTGGCTCCTGTTGCCTTTAAAGTAACGTCTAAATCTGCTGCCCCAGCACCAAAGTCATTTACAGAAGCTGTGGTCTCCAGTCCACCCAAAGCAGCTGAAGCCCCCAAGGTTGCCTCTGAAGCTCCAAAAGTAGCAACCCCTGCTGTTTCAGAATCCAAGACTCCTCTGCCTGTAAAAGCAGCTGCTAAGCCTAGCCCTGCCCAAATGCCAAATGTGAAACCAGCCACTGCTACTCCTCCAAAACCTGCTCCTGCAGCATTAGAGGATGATGATCTCCCACCTCTCTTACCACCTGAGAATCCTTTTTCAATGCCTGCTTTCCCCCCTATGCCACCTAGTACAATGCCTGTTGTTACCCCAGCAGCTCCTAATGCAGGATCTGTCTCTACCAGTAAAGTTGAATCTGCCCCTAAAGCTAAGCAAGCCCCTAAAGCTAAGCAAGCTCCTAAAGCTGAACACAAAGCACCACCTGCCCTTAAAGTTGAGGCTGCTCCCGCCCCTAAAGCTCAGGCTGTCCCTAAAGTTGAGGCTGCTCCCGCCCCTAAAGTTGAGGCTGCTCCCGCCCCTAAAGTTGAGGCTGCTCCCGCCCCTAAAGCTGAGGCTCCTCCCGCACCTAAAGCTCAGGCTCCTCCCGCACCTAAAGCTCAGGCTCCTCCCGCACCTAAAGCTCAGGCTCCTCCCGCACCTAAAGCTCAGGCTCCTCCCGCACCTAAAGCTCAGGCTGCTCCCGCCCCTAAAGCTGAGGCTGCTCCCGCACCTAAAGCTCAGGCTGCTCCCGCCCCTAAAGTTGAGGCTGCTCCAGCACCTAAAGCTCAGGCTGCCCCTAAAGTTGAGGCTGCTCCAGCACCTAAAGCTCAGGCTGCTCCTAAAGTTGAGGCTGCTCCCGCACCTAAAGCTCAGGCTGCCCCTAAAGTTGAGGCTCCTCCCGCACCTAAAGCTCAGGCTGCCCCTAAAGTTGAGGCTCCTCCCGCACCTAAAGCTCAGGCTGCCCCTAAAGTTGAGGCTCCTCCCGCACCTAAAGCTCAGGCTGCCCCTAAAGTTGAGGCTCCTCCCGCACCTAAAGCTCAGGCTGCCCCTAAAGTTGAGGCTCCTCCCGCACCTAAAGCTCAGGCTGCCCCTAAAGTTGAGGCTTCTCCCGCACCTAAAGCTCAGGCTGCCCCTAAAGCTGAGGCTCCTCCTGCACCTAAAGCTCAGGCTGCCCCTAAAGTTGAGGCTCCTCCCGCACCTAAAGCTCAGGCTGCCCCTAAAGCTCAGGCTACTCCTGCACCTAAAGCTCAGGCTGCTCCCGTCCCTAAAGCTGAGGCTGCTCCAGCCCCTAAAGTTGAGGCTGCTCCCGCCCCTAAAGTTGAGGCTGCTCCCGCACCTAAAGCTCAGGCTGCTCCTAAAGTTGAGGCTGCTCCCGCCCCTAAAGCTCAGGCTGCCCCTAAGGTTGAGGCTGCTCCCGCTCCTAAAGCTCAGGCTGCCCCTAAAGTTGAGGCTGCTCCCGCCCCTAAAGCTCAGGCTGCCCCTAAAGTTGAGGCTGCTCCCGCCCCTAAAGCTCAGGCTGCCCCTAAAGTTGAGGCTGCTCCCGCCCCTAAAGCTCAGGCTGCCCCTAAAGTTGATGCTGCTCCTGCACCTAAAAATAAGTCTTCCCCTAGCCCTAAAGCTGAGCCTGTTCCTGCTCCTAAAGTTGAGACTGCGCCCAAAGCTGATTCTGCTCCTACCACTAAGGTTGAAGCTGCTCCTGCTGCTAAAGCTAAGCCTGTCGCTGCTCCTAAAGTGGAGGTGGTGGCTTCTAAAGACAAGCCTGCTCCTGTCCCTAAATCTGAGGTCGGTGCTCCTATCCCTAAAGCTGAGTCTGTCCCTGCTTCTAAAACTGAGGCTGCTCCTAAAGGCAAGCTTACGCCTAAAGCAAAGGCTGCTGCTCCTGCTCCTAAAGCTGAGGCTGCTCCTAAAGGCAAGCCTGCCCCTAAAGTTAAGCCTGTTCTTACGTCTCAAGTTGAAGCTGCTGCTTCAAAAGTTAAGTCTGCTGCAGCCCCTAAAGTTAAACCCACCTCTGCCCCTAAAGTTGATACTGCCCCTACCCTTAAAACTGAACCTGTCCTTTTCACTAAAGTTGAGCCAGCCCCTGTTCCCAAACCTGTTAAAGCACCATCCATACTGGATCCAGTCATCAAGAACGACAAGGGtatctttttctgtctctttgtgCTTTTTATGCTTATGCTGCTGTTACGTATTGCAAAATGTTTCCTTCTACAAAATTCTTTAGGGTCACTTCATCGGTTAGAGTTAGCCTGGTAACTGTGTGGTTTGGAAATTGCCTTTTAGTCTTTGAGTTAAGTTAAAGCTTCAGTTGGATGCTTTTCAGGGAGCAGTTTAAAGAGCATAGGGCCAGTAGTTGAGTGTTTTATCAATGTGAATATTATTCAGAATCATAAGCATAATGgcaatttgtttgtttatatttaaagcgTATTAAAGTATTTGTGCAATTTGAACACTGATCCACCCTTTTTTTCTATTGCAatcaaagatttatttttaaacagtatttatgGTAAACGTCTGTGTGTAATGGCAAAGGAACTTAACATGTCTTGGTGTTTTAGGGTCTGGCACTGAATCTGACAGTGACGAATCTGTTCCTGAACTGGAGGAGCAGGACTctgcacagacacaaacacagcaggCACAGGTAAGATTATTTTGATCAACACATACAAAAAGCAGTACTTTATCTACACTTTTTCTCTCACTGTTTCATGTACTATTTTTCATGGATTGAAACTTCGTTCCTGTTTCACAGCTTGCAGCTGCAGCTGAAATTGATGAGGAACCAGtcagcaaagcaaaacaaagcaggAGTGAGAAGAAAGCGAGAAAGGTGGGTCATCCACAGGAactaaatgaatgtaattttaacCCCAAATTCAATTAGACTTAATGCAgtattgtttcttctttttgccAGGCCATGTCCAAATTGGGGTTGAGACAAGTTGCTGGTGTTACCAGAGTAACCATTCGCAAGTCCAAGAACATTCTCTTTGTCATCACTAAACCAGATGTCTACAAAAGTCCAGCTTCAGATACTTACATTGTCTTTGGCGAGGCCAAggtaaagattaaaataaaatctgcttATTTAAGGTTGGTGTGAGCAACACCTATCTTGGCCCTGTTTCGGTTGATAACATATTCTGTGTAGCAAACTTGTCTGGTGATCTAGTCCTAAGTGACCTCTTGGTGATGATTTAAATAGTTTGACTTTCGTTCTTCTGAGTCTGATGAAGCCAAACTTTCTGTTCTGAGAGAGAAACTTTCACAGTGGTGTAAGTGAAGAACATTGAAGctcacaaaacaaattaaaattctgatgaTTTCTTCTCTCCTCAGATTGAAGATCTGTCCCAGCAAGCTCAGTTAGCAGCCGCAGAGAAGTTCAAGGTACAAGGAGAAGCAGTTTCAAACATCCAGGAAAACACACAGACGCCGACAGTACAGGAGGAGAGCGAAGAGGAAGAGGTGAGTGAATAATACTGAACATGCTTGTGttcaacaaaagcaaatgtCCACATTCATGAGTGATGTGCTTTACCGTTTGCAGGTTGATGAGACCGGAGTGGAGGTCAAGGACATTGAGCTGGTCATGTCACAGGCCAATGTATCCAGGGCAAAGGCTGTGCGTGcactgaaaaataacaataatgacaTTGTCAATGCTATTATGGTGAGTTTTAAATgctatctttattttaaaagatctcAAGtcattcaattaaatgcattttacagttgttgttgttttaactcTTCTGTGATGAATTAACATTTGACTTTCGTTCTTCTGAATTTGTCCTGAAGCCAGTTAATTTAATCTGAGAAGAGCTCAGTCCTTAAATGTGGTGCCATGGTTTCAAGCAGTGTTACTCAATTTGCTTTTTTCCCTGCCTTTTACAGGAATTGATGATGTAGATGGAGATCAGGGACTGGGTCACATTAAGATGTTGCTGATTTGATCTACACTATTGTTTGTACAATTTATACCCAAGAGAAATAAAGGCGTGGCTTGatgaaattacatattttgtttttggggttttttgttgttgttgttgttgtttttttttggtttggtaaaTTTATACGGAGGATGAATTGCATTGAGCAAGACAAAGTAAATACATGAAGTAGCTGtcactgcttttttaaaaatgaagattgTAATGTCCAGTCGAGGCTGTGTcgattaaatatttactttttaacaagTGGTCAGATTTCTTTTTAGCCACgatttatttgtgatttaaaatgtatagtttgtggaacttttattttgagataGCAACAAGGAACATAGTAGTTGACAAAgaggaattaaataaaaatcacaggaatttaaaaaacacaatcaaGGCCTTCAAATTACTCCCAACATTTTAAAGACAGAACACAACTGGACAGTTTTGATCGCCTTTCTCTTAGTGCTTCTTtgaatagtataaaaataactttccagttctttataaaacactgaaacagGGTTTTCTATTAGAAAATGTACGTTTATGAATGTAAAACTTGAGTAATAAAATGAGTATATTAATAACAAACGTTTCGTTATTCTGAAATatccaaaaacatttaagaaatgaaataaaattgaaaaagtaCCTTTTGTTTGATAAACGGAGACCGAACTCGCGCCTGTACATTTTCAGGACAACCGCATTCTCAGAGCACAGGCGCTGTGTGAACGGAAAAGCACTGGACAACTAGAAGAGAGCTGCTAACGCAAACGCGTCCACAGAGTGTCACGTGTTTTCAGTAACTTACAGTAACGGAGCTGCGTGTCATCTGAAAGTTTTTGATCCCGTCAGTTTTGTGTTCTGCGCGATCCTAATGCACCGCTCTCCACCCAAATTTAATTTGGGTCGGTTAATGACGGTTTCACGAAAGAGCTCGCGGCTCAATCGGACTCTTGTGCCAGACAGTGATAAGAGTTTCACGGACGACGCCATCTTTGACACTACTTCGGTCGCTATGGTTACTGGTAAAGAATACGGGCTCCACGGCAGTTGGACGTTCATACACGAGACATTTTGAAACTCATACCGGTAAAGAAAACGATTGTCAAGCCTGCTGCGGTGATTCCGCGGCTCCAAATGTAATTTTCGTAAGATATCAGCAGTTATACTGGGAATCAGAGTTGCCAGGTTAGACctatgtaatgaaaaaaatcccataattacgataatttcagtattttatgaAACTTCATATGTTGGTCGTTTTAATCGCATGGCTTCTATATTAATTAATCTAGCTGTAGATGTACGCCTACCGTGCcttgtttttaaagcaacacTATTTTACTTTTAGCGCGCCACCAGTTAATAAACAGAATCGCACGCGTCCCGCGGAAGAACATTCTAACCGGAGCTACTTCTCGAGGTTTGTCTTGTTTTGATCGATTCACTCAGGCGCGGCGGTCACCGCCCGAGCAGACTGCACTAGTGAATTCACGATGTACTCGCTCATTATGTAGGCTCTAATTTGCAAATTATGAACACAGAAAAAGTTATTTGGCTTTAAGCTAACGAGCACTACGTCGCGGTCTTTGACTGAATCAAGTTTGCACCGCGAACGAAGCCCCTCGACATCCGGAAACACGCGGGAACTGCGACTCGGGGGAGGAGCTTGAACCATCCCACTCAGGTAcgccaatttatttattgtggtaATTTGCAGCTCGTGTTAAGACGTTGGCGGTCTAAATAAATAGCTATATTCTTAATGAGCTAGCTAACAGACATCGAAACCATGCAGTTTTCTGAAACTATAAGTGTGAGAGCATATTTGTCTCTTAGATCCTTAAACTAATTACAGTGGCATTGTTTTTACGTACAGGACAGTCTTATTTTGCACGCGTACGTAGACTGGGGTGAACCTGTGCGTATCATGCAGTAAATATCTTGAAGGGAGCCTAGTGAGCTTTGCACCCAGGCATCCTTATAAGCAGTGCGTCATGTTCATTTTGTGTATGATGGAGAATACCCAATACgcgtaaaaataaaaaaagttagctTTCTTCGGTTTGTTCAGAGGAACGGGAAGATAAAGGACATTTAGTAGGCATCTCACTGCCGGAATATGACAAGAGCAAATATGAAAGGAGTCGGTTATGAGATGGCTATGGCGGAAATGACAGTGATTGATGAGaagaacatatttatttgtttatatatattgttgagtgattatatatttatttatttagtgggACTTcacaagaacatttaaaaagttcacacaaaataaagatCTGTCTTAATTtactcttaattttttttataattttgggGTTATTCATTCAAGTGTattcatttttaggtttaagtttgattatttttatttatttaattttcattatttctttcattattttttcccATACCATTTGTATgatgtttaaatgaaagaaacaccTTCTAATTGATTATTCCTCAATGTGACTTTGTTTTTCTCAGGGCAGATTCACTGTGCAGTTCCAGCTCTCGCAGTGATGTACAGTGCGGTGGGTTTGCGCTGGCTTGGCACGTTCATCTCTCTCCCACTGTTCAGGCCTACTATGAGGTGTTTGCAGGAAACAGACTGAAGTGGACCGACACTGGACGCTGTGCTAAAAACTAGTCATAAAGGGATAGAGAGCTTTAAAACAGACTTCCCAGGTCAATGGATGttcattgcatttaatatttaagagtCTGGATATAGTTGTAATGTCAGTATTTGTCCagaataaatgatcatttattgagatctacaatttaaaaaaaatggtttttgtatttacaataaattactATTACAATAAATTACTATGTGGGAAATGACACCAGTGTCGACACTTTGGACAGCTCTGAGGGAATTCCTTTCTAAATTTAGAAGTCTCCTGACTGGTCATGAACTGTTAAGATGCAGAGGGACAGATTGTCCTTTAATGAGAAATGGTCAGGGGTTTGGTCAGTAGTCCCTTTGAACCAACCAATAGGATTGGAACCTCAAGAGTAGGGCGGGATTAAATaccacaacagaaacaagtgtAAACACCACAGGAAGTAATCCAAGAGAAAACAAGTCATAGAATTGTCAAGTTCACGAGAAAAGAAGAGACAGGTAAGTCAGCAGTTATTAATCACCTTCAAGGTTACCTTCTCACCTTctcttttagtattttttatttaaatgttataagtTGTAATCGTTAATAAAGCTGCACGCTGTTAACATTGACCTTTTTCCCTTCAGAATAAGTGTGTATGTCTGATCTTTTTAGTTTAATGATTCTAATGATAAATTtctattatttgttaaaatatgtattgctgcttaacatttgtatttacagaTAGACCTCATTTTGTTAGTGCATTTTGCTGAACATGGGACTGAAAATAGATGCTGAAGTTTTTGTAGCATTACAATTCTCAGTTTATGATATACATTACAGTCAGCCTTGTTACAATACATTAACaaagtgttaatattttatgtaacttGGAACTAATTACAAAAGAAAGCAGTCGGTGGGTCTGCTGGTGAATTTTTCTTGTGTCTGGCATTTTAAAGAGAGGACTTGTTGATTCACTGTGCCTAAGCACGTGGACATGTCTGTGTACAACAAGACCGCTGACGGTCCTCATatcaaaacaaagacaaaagaggCAAATATATGCACTTCTCTTCCGTCTGCCATGTGACCGCCGGGCAACTATAAGTACTATA includes these proteins:
- the naca gene encoding nascent polypeptide-associated complex subunit alpha isoform X1 — its product is MPGEATETVPVTEQEMQQPQAETATPAAAAPAPSQAKPKEGKTNPKLSSSPHTTAPKPVPAGRRKRSSLSASSSSPTSPKSASGPRATPPCSPLADCPAAREAEQTAPKVVKAGKQGKQEKAKNFKPAEPEQATPTASKPAQAPAAVAAVPSLAIPVPEVAKSAGDGNASPVSPKVAVAPVAFKVTSKSAAPAPKSFTEAVVSSPPKAAEAPKVASEAPKVATPAVSESKTPLPVKAAAKPSPAQMPNVKPATATPPKPAPAALEDDDLPPLLPPENPFSMPAFPPMPPSTMPVVTPAAPNAGSVSTSKVESAPKAKQAPKAKQAPKAEHKAPPALKVEAAPAPKAQAVPKVEAAPAPKVEAAPAPKVEAAPAPKAEAPPAPKAQAPPAPKAQAPPAPKAQAPPAPKAQAPPAPKAQAAPAPKAEAAPAPKAQAAPAPKVEAAPAPKAQAAPKVEAAPAPKAQAAPKVEAAPAPKAQAAPKVEAPPAPKAQAAPKVEAPPAPKAQAAPKVEAPPAPKAQAAPKVEAPPAPKAQAAPKVEAPPAPKAQAAPKVEASPAPKAQAAPKAEAPPAPKAQAAPKVEAPPAPKAQAAPKAQATPAPKAQAAPVPKAEAAPAPKVEAAPAPKVEAAPAPKAQAAPKVEAAPAPKAQAAPKVEAAPAPKAQAAPKVEAAPAPKAQAAPKVEAAPAPKAQAAPKVEAAPAPKAQAAPKVDAAPAPKNKSSPSPKAEPVPAPKVETAPKADSAPTTKVEAAPAAKAKPVAAPKVEVVASKDKPAPVPKSEVGAPIPKAESVPASKTEAAPKGKLTPKAKAAAPAPKAEAAPKGKPAPKVKPVLTSQVEAAASKVKSAAAPKVKPTSAPKVDTAPTLKTEPVLFTKVEPAPVPKPVKAPSILDPVIKNDKGSGTESDSDESVPELEEQDSAQTQTQQAQLAAAAEIDEEPVSKAKQSRSEKKARKAMSKLGLRQVAGVTRVTIRKSKNILFVITKPDVYKSPASDTYIVFGEAKIEDLSQQAQLAAAEKFKVQGEAVSNIQENTQTPTVQEESEEEEVDETGVEVKDIELVMSQANVSRAKAVRALKNNNNDIVNAIMELMM
- the naca gene encoding nascent polypeptide-associated complex subunit alpha isoform X2, whose translation is MPGEATETVPVTEQEMQQPQAETATPAAAAPAPSQAKPKEGKTNPKLSSSPHTTAPKPVPAGRRKRSSLSASSSSPTSPKSASGPRATPPCSPLADCPAAREAEQTAPKVVKAGKQGKQEKAKNFKPAEPEQATPTASKPAQAPAAVAAVPSLAIPVPEVAKSAGDGNASPVSPKVAVAPVAFKVTSKSAAPAPKSFTEAVVSSPPKAAEAPKVASEAPKVATPAVSESKTPLPVKAAAKPSPAQMPNVKPATATPPKPAPAALEDDDLPPLLPPENPFSMPAFPPMPPSTMPVVTPAAPNAGSVSTSKVESAPKAKQAPKAKQAPKAEHKAPPALKVEAAPAPKAQAVPKVEAAPAPKVEAAPAPKVEAAPAPKAEAPPAPKAQAPPAPKAQAPPAPKAQAPPAPKAQAPPAPKAQAAPAPKAEAAPAPKAQAAPAPKVEAAPAPKAQAAPKVEAAPAPKAQAAPKVEAAPAPKAQAAPKVEAPPAPKAQAAPKVEAPPAPKAQAAPKVEAPPAPKAQAAPKVEAPPAPKAQAAPKVEAPPAPKAQAAPKVEASPAPKAQAAPKAQATPAPKAQAAPVPKAEAAPAPKVEAAPAPKVEAAPAPKAQAAPKVEAAPAPKAQAAPKVEAAPAPKAQAAPKVEAAPAPKAQAAPKVEAAPAPKAQAAPKVEAAPAPKAQAAPKVDAAPAPKNKSSPSPKAEPVPAPKVETAPKADSAPTTKVEAAPAAKAKPVAAPKVEVVASKDKPAPVPKSEVGAPIPKAESVPASKTEAAPKGKLTPKAKAAAPAPKAEAAPKGKPAPKVKPVLTSQVEAAASKVKSAAAPKVKPTSAPKVDTAPTLKTEPVLFTKVEPAPVPKPVKAPSILDPVIKNDKGSGTESDSDESVPELEEQDSAQTQTQQAQLAAAAEIDEEPVSKAKQSRSEKKARKAMSKLGLRQVAGVTRVTIRKSKNILFVITKPDVYKSPASDTYIVFGEAKIEDLSQQAQLAAAEKFKVQGEAVSNIQENTQTPTVQEESEEEEVDETGVEVKDIELVMSQANVSRAKAVRALKNNNNDIVNAIMELMM
- the naca gene encoding nascent polypeptide-associated complex subunit alpha isoform X3, with translation MPGEATETVPVTEQEMQQPQAETGSGTESDSDESVPELEEQDSAQTQTQQAQLAAAAEIDEEPVSKAKQSRSEKKARKAMSKLGLRQVAGVTRVTIRKSKNILFVITKPDVYKSPASDTYIVFGEAKIEDLSQQAQLAAAEKFKVQGEAVSNIQENTQTPTVQEESEEEEVDETGVEVKDIELVMSQANVSRAKAVRALKNNNNDIVNAIMELMM